A window of Bacteroidales bacterium genomic DNA:
ATTTGATTTAAAATACTCGATAAAATGAAAGATAGCACATAACAAGTTAAAAAATAAAATCATGAAGACGAAAGTTGCATACAAGTTAATGGAAGTGCTTGGAGTACTTTGTTTTCTTTTTATTTTCAATAACTTACTGTTTGCACAGGGAGGAAATAATTGTATAACCGCCGCCTTAAGTCCAATAACTATTCCATTTTCAGCTGTTAGTCAAACAGTTACAGGTAAAATAAATGATTATAACTCAGGTAATATAACTCTTTTTACTAACTTTCCGGCTACTTATGTAGCTGGTGAAGATTATTTGTATTATTTTACTGCTTCAATAACTGGTACAATAATAATAAATGTATCAAACATTTCGGTTGGAAACAGGGCGTCTTTACTTGTATATAAGGATTGTCCGAATATAGGAACCTGCATTGCTTCATCTTATGACAATAATTTTGCCGGAGCAATAGTGTTAACTGCAAACATTAAGCAAGGAAGTAATTATTATATTATGCTTGATGGAAAAGGTGGCTACAATTATAATATCTCTGTTAATTATATAAATATTCAACCTGCATGCACCAATATGGACTTTGAAGCGGGCAATTTCACTGGATGGACAGGTACAAACGGACGCATCGGTGAAGGACAGATTACAGATAAATATCCAAATTATATCGGAATATCAGTCAATACATCCCCACCTCAGTTAAATATAGTGAACAGCGGAACAGATGCGTGCGGCGGCTTTCCAAAGGTTTGTCCGGGAGGAACATATTCTGCAATGATTGGAGACGGTCAATCACCAAATTATCATGGTGCACAATTAATCCAATCGTTTCAAGTAACACCTTCCAACAGTGCATTTTTTTATAAATACGCAATGGTGGTTCAGGATGCAGGACACCCAAAATATGAACAACCATACATCAGAATAAACATGTATGATGAAAATGGTGATACTATTACATGTGGTCAATATCTTGTTATCGGCGGACCAAGTATTCCTGATTTTTATCCTGCCAGTTGTGGTGCCAATATTTATTATAGACCATGGACAACTGTTACAACTGACCTCTCAGCATATATTGGTCAAACTGTAACAGTAATTTTTACACAGGCAGATTGCTCATTAGGAGGCCACTGGTCTTATGCTTATATTGACTGTTCCTGCAATACATTCAGCATAACCGAAAGCAAACTTGATTCATGCAGTCCTGTAACTTTATCTGTTCCTTCCGGTTTTTCTTCATATCATTGGTCTCCAGGAGGACAAACGACTCAAAGTATTACCGTTACTTCTTCAGGTAATTATTGCTGTGATTTGATTTCTGTCAGTGGTTGCATTTTGAATTTATGTAAAAATGTAGTTATAAGACCTTATCCGGTTATTAATGCAAACACACCATCTATTTGTAACGGAAGCTCAACAACTTTAAGTGTTTCAGGAACTAATTCTTATACTTGGAGCAACTCATCAACCGCTACTACGATAACAGTTACTCCTACTGTTACAACTACATATACAATTACCGGAATGGCAACTACGGGATGTACCACTACTTATAATGCGGTGGTAAATGTGGTGCAACCAAATGTTGTATTGAGTCCAACCGGCAGTTCTATATGCTTAGGATACTCTGGAAACATTACTGTATCCGGAGCGTTAACTTATACATGGAATACTTTACAAAATGGAACATCTATAAACGTAACACCTAACGTAACTACAACTTATTATGTTACAGGTACAGATGCAAGCGGATGCACTAATACAGCTAAAATGACAGTGGTTGTAAATCCTAATCCTGTGATTTCCGCATCAGGTGCTGTTATTTGCAGAGGAAGTTCAACAACAATAAGTGCAAGCGGTGGTAATAATTACATCTGGAGTAACAGTCAAACATCGCAATCAATTATTGTTAATCCGACTTCAACAACAACATATTTTGTAACAGGAACTGATTTGAATGGGTGTTCCAATACTGCTCAGGCAGTTGTAACAGTCAATGCTAATCCTGTAATTTCTGCAAATGGTGCCACCATCTGTAATGGAAGTTCAACAACAATTTCTGCAAGCGGTAGTAATAATTACATCTGGAATAACGGTCTGACAACGCAATCAATTATTATTAATCCGACTTCAACAACAACATATTTTGTAACAGGAACTGATTTGAATGGTTGTTCCAATACTGCTCAGGCAGTTGTAACAGTGAATGCTAATCCTGTAATTTCTGCAAGTGGTGTTACTATCTGTAATGGAAGTTCAGCAACAATTTCTGCAAGCGGTGGTAATAATTACATCTGGAGTAACAGTCAAACATCGCAATCAATTATTGTTAATCCGACTTCAACAACAACATATTTTGTAACAGGAGCTAATCTGAATGGATGTTTTAGTTCAGCTCAGGCAATAATTACAGTTAATCCTAATCCCGTGATTTCTGCAACCGGTATTGTTATTTGTAGAGGAAATTCCGCAACAATAAGTGCAAGCGATGGTAATAATTACATCTGGAGTAACGGTCTGACAACGCAATCAATTATTATTAATCCGACTTCAACAACAAATTATTTTGTAACAGGAACTGATTTGAATGGGTGTTCCAATACTGCTCAGGCAGTTGTAACAGTCAATGCTAATCCTGTAATTTCTGCAAATGGTGCCACCATCTGTAATGGAAGTTCAACAACAATTTCTGCAAGCGGCAGTAATAATTACATCTGGAATAACGGTCTGACAACGCAATCAATTATTATTAATCCGACTTCAACGACAACATATTTTGTAGCAGGAACTGATTTGAATGGGTGTTCCAATACTGCTCAGGCAGTTGTAACAGTGAATGCTAATCCTGTAATTTCTGCAAGTGGTGTCACTATCTGTAATGGAAGTTCAGCAACAATTTCTGCAAGCGGTGGTAATAATTACATCTGGAGCAACAGTCAGACAGGACAGTCAATAATTGTTAATCCAACTGCAACAACAAATTATTTTGTAACTGGAATTGATGCTAACGGTTGTTCCAATACTGCTCAGGCAGTTGTTTTTATAAACAGTAATCCTAGTACTTCAAATGTTTCAGTTGGAACCTGTAAAGGAAATAATGTAAATGTATCTATAAGTGTGAGTAATGGTGGTGGTTCATATGCTTTCAGATGGCAGCCCACTGTTGGCATAGATTATCCGGATAGCCAAAATGTATTTGCCAGCCCAACTGTCTCAACAAGTTATACAGTATCAATTTCAGATCAAAACGGCTGTAAAACCTTATCGCATGTATATATAAATATTTACACTTTGCCAAAAATAGCAATAAGCGACCAGTTTCTTTGTTTTGGAAGAAATGTTACTTTAAATCCTATTGTGAGTGAGGGAACTCCTCCATACACATTTTACTGGACACCAAATAATGGGTTAAGTTCAACATCAAACCAAAATGTAGTTGCCAACCCTACAATTTCTACAACCTATACATTAGTAGTACAAGACAGTAAGAGTTGCATGGGTTTAAATCATGTATCGATAAAAGTAAATTCCGAACTAAAATCGTGGATATCCAATACAGTAAATGCTACCTGTGGAAATTCCAATGGTTCTGCAACAGTAGTTGCATCAGGAGGAACACCATATACAAGCGGTGGTATTCACTATAATTACAAATGGAATACTCCCAATTCAGGAACATTTCCTACAGTTAATAATCTTCTTGCAGGAACTTACACAGCAACTATTACCGACTCATTAGGATGTACCAGCAATTCACAAGTTGCATTGACAAATACTCCTCCTGTATTATTAAGTACAAATACAACATCTTCCGATTGTGGCAATCCAAGCGGCAGTGCAACTGTTATTGCCTCAGGCGGAACTCCACCTTTTACATATTTATGGAATACTTCTCCTCAAAAAACAACCACCACAATAACTAACCTTGTACCGGGTATATATGAAATAACCGTTACTGATTCCAAAGGATGTCAAGCTGTAAAAAATGTAATAGTAGCCGATTCAAATAAATTAAAATTATCATTTACATCAACATCCGAAAATTGCGACAGAAGGAATGGAACAGCTACAGTAATACCTTCCGGTGAAAGTGTTTATTCATATCTGTGGAATAACGGAGAAACTGAAAATATGATTTCAAATCTTTCACATAATAAATATACAGTTACAGTAACAAGCGGAACATGCATAATTAAAGGTTCAGTTACAATAAACAATATACCTGGACCTGAAGCCGATTTCACTTTCAGTCCATCCATACTTGATATAGAAACTACTACAATAGCCGATTTTATGGATTTATCCAGACCAGGCGGTAATCCAATAATAAAATGGTATTGGAATTTCGGTGACAACAATAATTCTCCTGTTCAGAACCCGTCACATAATTATACTAATATAGGAACTTACACTATTTATCTGGTCGTAACCGATAAAAAAGGATGTGTTGATACAGCAATAAAAAATATTATTTATAAAGATATTTATACAGTTTACATTCCGAATGCATTCAGTCCTAATGATGATGGATTGAATGATGTTTTTGGTCCAAAGGGAAATAAGATAGATACAAAAGAAGGATTCCTTATGATTATATACAACCGATGGGGTGAAATAATTTACAAAACAAACGATTACTTCAAACCATGGAACGGCAGATTTCAATATGATGGAGAAATAGTTCAAATAGGAACTTATGCATATAAAATACAAGTTAAAGAACTAGATGGTCCATCTTATGAATTCATCGGTAGGGTAAGTGTGATAAGATAAAGAGAGTTTAAAGTCAAAAGTTATAAAACAGTTAATTCTTTATATTTAAAAGTGGCATAAAGTTGATTTTCTTCGCATCTCTTCGGAGATTTTATCACTTCGCAATTTCACAAATTATTTCAGAGTTATTCCTAAAACAAAAAACAAATTTTCAAATTGAGGATTATAAACCAAAGAAGCTTTAACGGGTAATGAAAATTCATCAGTAATTTTTATATCGTGTCTACTGCTTATTCCAATATTTACTACACCGAATGCGTTACCGAAAGCACATGGAAACGGAGTAATTCCGAGGAAAACATCGAAGTCATTTTTACTACATAAAAAAGAATAACCAAGTTCAAAATAAGTCGAATAATAATTTTCAAGTGTTGTATCTTTTTTTAAATCATNNNNNNNNNNATCCCCATCCGTAATCAATGCCATATATGTATGTGGCTCCAATAATGCTTATCGGAAAATTATCGGGACCTTTATACTGCAATGCTGCTTCAATTATGTGAGAAGTTTTTTTGTTTTCATAAATAGAATATTTTGTGCAATTTGGATGTGTTTCGTTATGTGAAAAATAATCCGTTGCAATTACTGAAAATCCTTTAAAAGTATATTTCAGAAAAGGGTCGGTTTCGCAATATGTGCCTGTAAAGTTATATGAGCCCCATATACCGAATTCAAGATTCTTAAAAGTTAATAAAAATGAAGGTTGAATGTGAGGAGCTGAACCATAAGCTTGTCCCCGCCATATATAACGGCTCACAAAATCGCATGAAATATCAGTAACTAACGAATCATTTTTTGCAGAATTAGTATCTTTTTTGTTTTCCGAATAACATATATTCAGTAAAAAAATACAAAGCAGAAAAAATAAAAGTTTTTTAATCATTGGTTTATATGTATTAAAATTTAAAGTTTTGTAGCCCCACCAGGAATCGAACCTGGATTTAAA
This region includes:
- a CDS encoding gliding motility-associated C-terminal domain-containing protein, with translation MKTKVAYKLMEVLGVLCFLFIFNNLLFAQGGNNCITAALSPITIPFSAVSQTVTGKINDYNSGNITLFTNFPATYVAGEDYLYYFTASITGTIIINVSNISVGNRASLLVYKDCPNIGTCIASSYDNNFAGAIVLTANIKQGSNYYIMLDGKGGYNYNISVNYINIQPACTNMDFEAGNFTGWTGTNGRIGEGQITDKYPNYIGISVNTSPPQLNIVNSGTDACGGFPKVCPGGTYSAMIGDGQSPNYHGAQLIQSFQVTPSNSAFFYKYAMVVQDAGHPKYEQPYIRINMYDENGDTITCGQYLVIGGPSIPDFYPASCGANIYYRPWTTVTTDLSAYIGQTVTVIFTQADCSLGGHWSYAYIDCSCNTFSITESKLDSCSPVTLSVPSGFSSYHWSPGGQTTQSITVTSSGNYCCDLISVSGCILNLCKNVVIRPYPVINANTPSICNGSSTTLSVSGTNSYTWSNSSTATTITVTPTVTTTYTITGMATTGCTTTYNAVVNVVQPNVVLSPTGSSICLGYSGNITVSGALTYTWNTLQNGTSINVTPNVTTTYYVTGTDASGCTNTAKMTVVVNPNPVISASGAVICRGSSTTISASGGNNYIWSNSQTSQSIIVNPTSTTTYFVTGTDLNGCSNTAQAVVTVNANPVISANGATICNGSSTTISASGSNNYIWNNGLTTQSIIINPTSTTTYFVTGTDLNGCSNTAQAVVTVNANPVISASGVTICNGSSATISASGGNNYIWSNSQTSQSIIVNPTSTTTYFVTGANLNGCFSSAQAIITVNPNPVISATGIVICRGNSATISASDGNNYIWSNGLTTQSIIINPTSTTNYFVTGTDLNGCSNTAQAVVTVNANPVISANGATICNGSSTTISASGSNNYIWNNGLTTQSIIINPTSTTTYFVAGTDLNGCSNTAQAVVTVNANPVISASGVTICNGSSATISASGGNNYIWSNSQTGQSIIVNPTATTNYFVTGIDANGCSNTAQAVVFINSNPSTSNVSVGTCKGNNVNVSISVSNGGGSYAFRWQPTVGIDYPDSQNVFASPTVSTSYTVSISDQNGCKTLSHVYINIYTLPKIAISDQFLCFGRNVTLNPIVSEGTPPYTFYWTPNNGLSSTSNQNVVANPTISTTYTLVVQDSKSCMGLNHVSIKVNSELKSWISNTVNATCGNSNGSATVVASGGTPYTSGGIHYNYKWNTPNSGTFPTVNNLLAGTYTATITDSLGCTSNSQVALTNTPPVLLSTNTTSSDCGNPSGSATVIASGGTPPFTYLWNTSPQKTTTTITNLVPGIYEITVTDSKGCQAVKNVIVADSNKLKLSFTSTSENCDRRNGTATVIPSGESVYSYLWNNGETENMISNLSHNKYTVTVTSGTCIIKGSVTINNIPGPEADFTFSPSILDIETTTIADFMDLSRPGGNPIIKWYWNFGDNNNSPVQNPSHNYTNIGTYTIYLVVTDKKGCVDTAIKNIIYKDIYTVYIPNAFSPNDDGLNDVFGPKGNKIDTKEGFLMIIYNRWGEIIYKTNDYFKPWNGRFQYDGEIVQIGTYAYKIQVKELDGPSYEFIGRVSVIR